Proteins encoded within one genomic window of Flavobacterium sp. NG2:
- a CDS encoding DUF6327 family protein has protein sequence MAKKIYSSFEQIDTDLEILSIEKEINYQKIILGFHKTKEQFTPSGLTKNVFSTFKSIYSGIYSGISNTNNTVLTIVIPLLIKWILNKKRSR, from the coding sequence ATGGCTAAAAAAATATATAGTTCTTTTGAACAAATAGATACTGATCTTGAAATTTTAAGTATTGAAAAAGAAATTAATTACCAAAAAATAATTTTAGGTTTTCATAAGACCAAAGAACAGTTTACACCTTCTGGTCTGACTAAGAACGTTTTTAGTACTTTTAAAAGTATCTATTCGGGTATCTATTCAGGTATATCAAATACAAATAATACTGTTTTAACCATTGTTATTCCTTTGTTGATAAAATGGATATTAAACAAAAAAAGAAGCCGTTAA
- a CDS encoding competence protein, with the protein MAFEEIKENAEHIQNEFHSYVENSLTYYKLKVFKLIMKSLMTIFKFTLLLAILLMVLFFGSIGLAFALSTYFESYIMGFSAVALGYFVIGLLFLLLNKKWIEVLLLKKFSNIFFNN; encoded by the coding sequence ATGGCTTTTGAAGAAATAAAAGAAAATGCAGAACACATACAGAATGAATTTCATTCTTATGTTGAAAACAGTCTTACTTATTATAAATTAAAGGTTTTCAAACTTATTATGAAATCTTTAATGACTATTTTTAAGTTTACGTTGCTTTTAGCTATTCTTTTAATGGTTTTGTTCTTTGGTTCAATAGGTTTAGCTTTTGCTTTAAGTACTTATTTTGAAAGTTATATTATGGGATTTTCTGCTGTTGCATTAGGTTATTTTGTGATTGGTTTACTATTCCTTTTATTGAATAAGAAATGGATAGAAGTACTTCTTTTAAAGAAATTTTCTAACATTTTTTTTAATAATTAA
- a CDS encoding YtxH domain-containing protein, which produces MSNNTGNTLLALITGAIVGAGVGILFAPDKGSKTRGKIKDGYHDAEKELKKKFESLSEEVKNKFTTAKIDLEGSYDDLLSNMSYKTEDIISFLEVKLAELKNKNAKLQK; this is translated from the coding sequence ATGTCAAATAATACAGGAAACACATTGTTAGCCCTTATAACAGGAGCTATAGTTGGAGCAGGAGTTGGAATTTTGTTTGCTCCAGATAAAGGATCTAAAACCAGAGGAAAAATAAAAGATGGTTATCATGATGCTGAAAAAGAATTGAAAAAAAAATTCGAGTCTCTATCAGAAGAAGTAAAGAATAAATTTACCACTGCAAAAATTGATTTAGAAGGTAGTTATGATGATTTGCTTTCAAATATGAGTTACAAAACAGAAGATATTATCTCTTTTCTTGAAGTTAAACTAGCCGAATTAAAAAACAAAAATGCTAAACTTCAAAAATAA
- a CDS encoding glutamine--tRNA ligase/YqeY domain fusion protein, giving the protein MATEEKSLNFIEQIIEESLATGFPQDQLRFRFPPEPNGYLHIGHAKSICLNFGLGLKYNAPVNLRFDDTNPAKEEQEYVDAIKEDLQWLGFNWAEERYASDYFQELYDWAILLIKKGKAYVDSQSSEDMASQKGTPTQPGVDGPYRNRSIEENLTLFEGMKNGDFPEGSHILRAKIDMSSSNMLMRDPIMYRVLHKEHHRTGNDWCIYPMYDYTHGESDYIEQVSHSICTLEFVMHRELYDWFLDQIYDDTKVRPHQYEFARLNLNYTVMSKRKLLQLVQDNIVAGWDDPRMPTISGLRRRGYTPASIRKFCENIGVAKRENIIDYSLLEFCLRDDLNKKAARVMAVLDPVKVVITNYPEGKEELLDAENNQEDETAGYRKVPFSKEIYIEREDFLEVAPPKYFRLSLGNEVRLKNAYIIKGKSVVKDENGVITEIHVTYDEDSRSGSGSEASQRKVAGTLHWVSIAHAIPAEVRLYDRLFIDEAPDSHKEKSFLDFLNVNSLQLTTAYVEPSLATVKSGDKFQFQRLGYFAVDKDSSSSKLVFNKTVGLKDAWEEKGKKDNNSINNALKDINKYFKVATREERIAIRQAIGETLAGISNYSLLQNSFKKNINNNKASLLFSNFILKYAPLKSSDYDKEDLSKLYLMSLKSESTFVRSRALLNLSNLNYDLEFLNSFKEEVLKLQANPPKSSTVREKEFIEQFLNKL; this is encoded by the coding sequence ATGGCCACCGAAGAAAAATCACTTAATTTTATAGAACAAATCATTGAAGAAAGTTTAGCTACAGGTTTTCCACAAGACCAATTGCGTTTTCGTTTTCCTCCAGAACCTAATGGTTATTTACATATTGGTCATGCCAAATCCATTTGTTTGAATTTTGGATTAGGGTTAAAGTACAATGCGCCAGTTAACTTACGTTTTGACGATACAAACCCAGCCAAAGAAGAGCAAGAGTATGTAGATGCTATCAAAGAGGATTTACAATGGTTAGGTTTTAATTGGGCTGAAGAGCGTTACGCCTCTGATTATTTTCAAGAACTATATGATTGGGCTATACTTTTGATTAAAAAAGGGAAAGCTTATGTAGATAGTCAATCTTCGGAAGATATGGCTTCTCAAAAAGGGACGCCTACTCAACCAGGTGTTGATGGTCCTTATAGAAACCGTTCTATTGAAGAAAATTTAACCTTATTCGAAGGGATGAAAAATGGTGATTTTCCAGAAGGAAGTCATATTTTACGTGCCAAAATTGATATGTCTTCTTCTAATATGTTGATGCGTGATCCTATCATGTACCGCGTTTTACACAAAGAACATCATCGTACAGGAAATGATTGGTGTATTTATCCAATGTATGATTATACGCATGGTGAAAGTGATTATATAGAGCAAGTATCGCATTCTATTTGTACGCTTGAATTTGTCATGCATAGAGAGTTATATGATTGGTTTTTGGATCAAATTTATGACGACACTAAAGTTAGACCACATCAATACGAGTTTGCTCGTTTGAACTTGAATTACACTGTTATGAGCAAACGTAAATTGTTACAGTTAGTTCAAGATAATATTGTAGCTGGCTGGGATGACCCTAGAATGCCTACTATTTCAGGATTAAGAAGAAGAGGGTATACACCAGCTTCCATCCGTAAGTTTTGTGAAAACATAGGTGTTGCTAAACGTGAAAATATTATTGATTATTCTTTGTTGGAATTCTGTTTACGTGATGATTTGAATAAAAAGGCTGCTCGTGTGATGGCCGTTTTAGACCCTGTAAAAGTTGTTATTACCAATTACCCTGAAGGGAAAGAAGAATTACTTGACGCTGAGAATAATCAAGAAGATGAAACAGCAGGTTATAGAAAAGTTCCTTTTTCAAAAGAAATTTATATTGAAAGAGAAGACTTTTTAGAGGTTGCTCCACCAAAATATTTTAGGTTAAGTTTAGGTAATGAAGTGCGTCTTAAAAATGCCTATATCATTAAAGGGAAATCTGTTGTAAAAGATGAAAATGGTGTTATTACCGAGATTCATGTCACTTATGATGAAGATTCAAGAAGTGGAAGTGGGAGTGAAGCTTCACAACGTAAAGTAGCAGGAACTTTGCATTGGGTTTCTATAGCTCATGCCATTCCAGCAGAAGTTCGTTTGTATGATCGTTTGTTTATTGATGAAGCTCCAGATAGTCATAAAGAGAAGAGTTTCTTAGATTTTTTAAATGTTAATTCGTTGCAACTAACGACAGCTTATGTAGAACCTAGTTTAGCTACGGTAAAATCTGGGGATAAATTTCAGTTTCAACGTTTGGGGTATTTTGCTGTTGATAAAGACAGTTCAAGCTCTAAATTAGTATTTAATAAAACAGTTGGTTTAAAAGATGCATGGGAAGAAAAAGGAAAAAAAGATAACAATAGCATTAATAATGCTTTAAAAGATATTAATAAGTATTTTAAAGTCGCTACTAGAGAAGAACGCATTGCGATTCGACAAGCAATAGGGGAGACCTTAGCTGGAATTTCTAACTATAGTTTATTGCAAAATTCATTCAAAAAGAACATCAATAACAATAAAGCATCCTTGTTATTTTCAAATTTTATTTTGAAATATGCTCCTCTTAAATCATCAGATTATGATAAAGAGGATCTTTCTAAATTGTATCTTATGTCTCTTAAAAGCGAATCAACATTTGTTCGTTCAAGAGCACTTCTAAATTTGTCTAATTTGAATTATGATTTGGAGTTTTTAAATTCATTTAAAGAGGAAGTTTTAAAATTACAAGCAAATCCACCTAAAAGCTCAACAGTACGAGAAAAGGAATTCATAGAACAATTTCTAAATAAATTATAA
- the folB gene encoding dihydroneopterin aldolase, which translates to MGIIKLKNIRTFSFHGCLVEESKIGSDYSVDLEIKTDLTTSCLSDDLKDTVDYVHLNKIVVEEMAIRSQLLEHVGKRIINRVFKEIPQITKVILGVSKLNPPIGGDVESVTIQLEENRN; encoded by the coding sequence ATGGGCATTATTAAATTAAAAAACATACGTACTTTCTCTTTTCACGGTTGCTTAGTCGAAGAATCAAAAATAGGTTCTGATTACTCTGTTGATCTCGAAATTAAAACTGATTTGACTACTTCTTGTCTATCTGATGACTTAAAAGATACTGTTGATTATGTACATTTAAACAAAATTGTAGTTGAGGAAATGGCTATTCGTTCGCAATTATTAGAACATGTGGGAAAAAGAATTATCAATCGTGTATTTAAAGAGATTCCACAAATAACTAAAGTAATATTAGGTGTATCAAAATTAAATCCTCCTATTGGTGGTGATGTTGAATCTGTTACAATACAATTAGAAGAGAATAGAAATTAA
- a CDS encoding transposase, which yields MASFYGVKGKNLLYQYKDFLSDFKIWNQKAHAKQWLIFPENIGKRLSIDETSLSNGELYTVLTNKAANGRKGTIVAMVAGTKAETVIAIIEKIPLKQRNLVNEITLDMAGNMGLIAKKCFPKAIQVTDRFHVQKLATEALQEIRIKHRWKAIDQENEAMEQAKSSKTKYEPKILTNGDTLKQLLARSRYFLYKNKSKWSQNQKERADLLFNLYPDIHKAYNLTQDLRNIFENTTDKIIAFTRLAKWHEKVNQSGFKSFNTISRTITNHYQNILNYFDNRSTNASAESFNAKIKAFRSQFRGVRNIEFFLFRLTNIYA from the coding sequence ATCGCCTCTTTCTATGGTGTCAAAGGCAAAAACCTACTATATCAATACAAGGATTTCTTAAGTGATTTTAAAATCTGGAATCAAAAAGCACATGCGAAACAATGGCTTATTTTTCCTGAAAACATTGGAAAACGGTTATCTATTGATGAAACCTCTCTTTCTAATGGCGAGCTTTACACCGTTTTAACAAACAAAGCTGCTAACGGTAGAAAAGGCACTATAGTAGCGATGGTTGCTGGAACAAAAGCAGAAACAGTAATTGCAATTATTGAAAAAATCCCTCTTAAACAACGAAACCTAGTTAATGAAATAACATTGGACATGGCTGGTAATATGGGATTAATTGCTAAAAAATGTTTTCCTAAAGCAATACAAGTGACCGACCGCTTTCATGTTCAAAAACTTGCCACTGAAGCTTTGCAAGAGATCAGAATTAAACACCGATGGAAAGCTATAGACCAAGAAAACGAAGCAATGGAACAAGCTAAAAGCAGCAAAACGAAGTATGAACCAAAAATATTAACCAACGGCGATACCCTCAAACAACTACTAGCTAGGAGTCGTTATTTTTTATACAAAAACAAATCAAAATGGTCTCAGAACCAAAAAGAACGTGCGGACTTATTATTCAATTTATATCCCGATATTCATAAAGCATACAATCTAACACAAGACTTACGCAATATCTTTGAAAACACAACTGATAAAATAATTGCTTTTACTAGACTGGCCAAATGGCATGAAAAAGTAAATCAATCAGGATTTAAGTCTTTCAACACAATATCTCGAACCATAACCAATCATTATCAAAACATATTAAACTATTTTGACAACAGAAGTACTAATGCTTCGGCAGAATCCTTCAATGCCAAAATAAAAGCTTTTAGGTCGCAGTTTAGAGGAGTTAGAAACATTGAGTTTTTCCTTTTTAGGCTAACTAATATTTATGCTTAA
- a CDS encoding transposase codes for MKDSLVELLKLLLPEIIVDYFELTSYEKGEEILHLYLKEINSIPKEYRQNKLSSKGFFDEITVQDFPIRGHQVYLHITRRRWLNEDTGQVVFRDWNLVADGTRVTQEFASFLKEINRFKA; via the coding sequence ATGAAAGATTCCTTAGTTGAACTTCTCAAGTTATTGTTGCCAGAAATTATCGTTGATTATTTTGAACTTACTTCTTATGAAAAAGGTGAAGAAATTCTTCATTTATACTTAAAAGAGATTAATTCGATTCCAAAAGAATACCGTCAAAACAAATTAAGTTCAAAAGGTTTTTTTGATGAGATAACTGTTCAAGATTTTCCAATACGTGGACATCAAGTGTACCTACACATTACTCGTAGAAGATGGCTTAACGAAGATACTGGACAAGTTGTATTTAGAGATTGGAATTTAGTAGCAGACGGAACTCGGGTAACACAGGAGTTTGCGTCTTTTTTAAAAGAAATCAATAGATTCAAAGCCTAA
- a CDS encoding LysE family translocator, translating into MINDILSGIPWGIFLSFMIGPVFFILLETSIIKGFRAAIVFDLGVVLADIFFLSIAYLGSYRMIKSLQDQPSIFIFGGMLMLAYGIISFVKLKKEKKINTKAIDNEIIRKNYLSLFFKGFFLNIINIGVLGFWLAVIISVGPKLEMQTSRMLTFFITVIVTYLLVDSLKIVLAKQLKSKMTPSNILRIKKGITIVLMVFGVVLMIQGFFPGEKERAKQIIQKIEIKK; encoded by the coding sequence ATGATAAACGATATTTTATCTGGTATTCCTTGGGGAATATTTTTAAGTTTTATGATTGGCCCAGTTTTTTTTATTTTACTTGAAACCAGTATTATAAAAGGATTTAGAGCTGCCATAGTATTTGACTTAGGAGTTGTTTTAGCGGATATTTTTTTCCTTTCTATTGCTTATTTAGGAAGTTATAGAATGATTAAAAGCTTGCAAGATCAACCTTCAATTTTCATTTTTGGAGGTATGTTAATGCTTGCTTATGGAATTATTTCTTTTGTTAAATTAAAAAAAGAAAAGAAAATAAATACTAAAGCTATTGACAATGAAATTATCCGTAAAAACTACTTGAGTTTATTTTTTAAAGGTTTCTTTTTAAATATTATCAATATAGGTGTTTTAGGATTTTGGTTAGCTGTTATTATATCTGTTGGCCCTAAATTAGAAATGCAAACTTCCAGAATGTTAACCTTTTTCATCACTGTAATTGTTACTTATTTGTTAGTAGATAGTTTGAAAATAGTATTAGCTAAACAATTAAAAAGCAAGATGACACCTTCTAATATTCTTAGAATTAAAAAAGGTATTACTATTGTTTTAATGGTTTTTGGAGTGGTTTTAATGATCCAAGGATTCTTTCCTGGTGAAAAGGAAAGAGCTAAACAAATTATTCAAAAAATAGAAATAAAGAAATAA
- a CDS encoding head GIN domain-containing protein — protein sequence MKKVWIVALVIVSQITFGQVTKSLGDFNAISVFDKVNVKLIASNENKIVIKGSRASELETVNKNGELKIRMPFPKLLSGDDIMVQLYFKNIDDVSASEGSFVSSDAVFKATIMNISAKEGAEVHLEIDAEKANVKAVTGAIIELSGKANNQDVTITAGGILEAADLHTSQTTINVSAGGNAEIYATTLVDAKVRAGGTIKIYGKPKQVNKATVLGGKIEEMN from the coding sequence ATGAAAAAAGTATGGATTGTAGCCTTAGTGATTGTATCTCAAATCACTTTTGGACAGGTTACTAAGAGTTTAGGAGATTTTAATGCAATTAGTGTTTTTGATAAGGTGAATGTCAAATTAATTGCAAGTAATGAAAATAAAATTGTCATCAAGGGAAGTAGAGCTTCTGAATTAGAAACCGTGAATAAGAATGGAGAATTAAAGATAAGAATGCCTTTTCCAAAATTATTATCAGGTGATGATATTATGGTGCAATTGTATTTTAAAAATATTGATGATGTAAGTGCTAGTGAAGGTTCATTTGTATCTAGTGATGCTGTTTTTAAAGCTACCATTATGAATATTAGTGCAAAGGAAGGAGCTGAAGTACATTTAGAAATTGATGCTGAAAAAGCGAATGTAAAAGCCGTTACAGGTGCAATTATTGAATTATCAGGTAAAGCCAATAATCAAGATGTAACCATTACAGCTGGAGGAATCTTAGAAGCAGCTGATTTACATACTTCTCAAACCACAATTAACGTTTCTGCTGGAGGAAATGCAGAAATTTATGCAACAACCTTAGTAGACGCAAAAGTAAGAGCTGGCGGTACAATTAAGATTTACGGAAAACCAAAACAAGTAAATAAAGCAACTGTACTGGGAGGAAAAATAGAAGAAATGAATTAA
- the rnr gene encoding ribonuclease R, producing the protein MGKRLRKPIKKQQDFSDKIIKILSNSANKAFNYKQIAAKLEKDDTQSRNQIIKDLKFLAANKKITETEPGQYLIKAESKEYYEGKIDMTSRKTAYFICDEFEEDIFIPTNNLNHALDKDIVKVYIYNRRRGKRPEGEVIEIVERAKTDFVGVIDIQKNFAFVSTANPKMYTDIFIPKDKIAEAEQGDVVLVHIEDWPKRADSPFGKVIKVLGKPGEHDTEIHAILAEYGLPAEFPIEVETYAQKIDTSITEAEIANRRDMRDTLTFTIDPKDAKDFDDALSFKQLENGNYEIGIHIADVSYYLEEGTILDDEAYQRATSVYLVDRVVPMLPEVLSNFACSLRPQEEKYTFSAVFEITEKCQVVNQWFGRTVIFSDQRFAYEEAQYIIETKDDTIPEEISITGSSYQVSPEIVSATLKLDELAKIFRRKRMNDGAISFDKVEVKFNLDAEGEPEGVYFKISKDANHLIEEFMLLANRRVAEYIGKQKKTFIYRIHDEPNEDKLIAMQTVIAKFGYKIDFRNKDDISKSLNKLMEDVSGKKEQNLIDTLAIRSMSKAKYSTDNIGHYGLAFDYYSHFTSPIRRYPDVMVHRLLQFYLDGGKSADEELYETKCLHCSTMEGLATNAERDSIKYMQVKYMQDHKDQEFLGVISGVTEWGIYVEIVENKCEGMVRTRDIKEDYYSFDEKQYALVGATSERLLQLGDEIYVTVKNADLVKKQLDFNFVKRNE; encoded by the coding sequence ATGGGAAAAAGATTAAGAAAGCCAATAAAGAAACAACAGGACTTCTCAGATAAAATTATAAAAATACTATCGAATAGCGCTAATAAAGCCTTTAACTACAAACAAATAGCAGCCAAATTAGAAAAAGACGATACTCAAAGTCGGAATCAAATTATTAAAGATTTAAAGTTTCTAGCTGCTAATAAAAAAATAACTGAAACGGAACCTGGTCAGTATTTAATCAAAGCTGAAAGTAAAGAATATTACGAAGGAAAAATAGATATGACAAGTCGTAAAACGGCTTATTTTATTTGTGATGAATTTGAAGAAGATATTTTTATTCCAACGAATAACTTGAATCATGCTTTAGACAAGGATATTGTAAAAGTTTACATTTATAATCGTAGGCGAGGGAAACGCCCTGAAGGTGAAGTAATTGAAATTGTAGAAAGAGCCAAAACCGATTTTGTTGGGGTTATTGACATTCAAAAAAACTTTGCTTTTGTATCAACTGCTAATCCAAAAATGTATACTGATATTTTTATTCCAAAAGATAAAATAGCAGAGGCAGAGCAAGGTGATGTTGTACTAGTTCATATTGAAGATTGGCCAAAAAGAGCCGATAGTCCATTTGGTAAAGTGATAAAAGTACTGGGTAAACCCGGAGAGCACGATACGGAGATTCATGCTATTTTGGCTGAATATGGTTTGCCAGCCGAGTTTCCTATTGAAGTAGAGACCTATGCACAAAAAATAGATACATCTATAACCGAAGCCGAAATTGCCAACCGTCGCGATATGCGTGATACGCTTACGTTTACAATTGACCCTAAAGATGCCAAAGATTTTGATGATGCCTTATCATTCAAGCAATTAGAAAATGGTAATTACGAAATAGGAATTCATATTGCCGATGTTTCATATTATTTAGAAGAAGGAACGATACTGGATGATGAAGCTTATCAAAGAGCAACATCAGTGTATTTAGTAGATAGGGTAGTGCCTATGTTGCCCGAAGTTTTATCTAATTTTGCTTGTTCGTTACGTCCACAAGAAGAGAAATATACGTTCTCAGCGGTTTTTGAAATAACCGAAAAGTGTCAAGTTGTCAACCAATGGTTCGGAAGAACGGTGATTTTCTCTGACCAACGTTTTGCTTATGAAGAAGCACAATATATCATAGAAACAAAAGACGATACAATTCCTGAAGAAATATCAATTACAGGTAGTTCTTATCAAGTTTCACCAGAAATTGTCTCAGCGACGCTTAAATTAGATGAATTAGCCAAGATTTTCCGTCGTAAAAGAATGAATGATGGAGCCATATCATTTGATAAAGTTGAAGTAAAATTTAATTTAGATGCAGAAGGTGAACCAGAAGGTGTTTATTTTAAAATTTCCAAAGATGCTAATCATTTGATTGAAGAATTCATGCTTTTGGCCAATAGGAGAGTGGCAGAATACATTGGAAAACAAAAGAAAACGTTTATTTATCGTATTCACGATGAACCCAATGAAGACAAATTAATAGCCATGCAAACCGTGATTGCTAAGTTTGGTTATAAAATTGATTTCAGAAACAAAGATGATATTTCGAAATCATTGAATAAATTGATGGAAGATGTAAGTGGAAAAAAAGAGCAAAATTTAATTGATACGTTAGCGATTCGTTCGATGAGTAAAGCTAAATATTCCACGGATAATATTGGGCATTACGGACTTGCTTTTGATTATTATTCACATTTTACTTCGCCTATACGTCGTTATCCTGATGTGATGGTACATCGTTTATTGCAATTTTATCTTGATGGAGGAAAATCAGCCGATGAAGAATTGTATGAAACCAAGTGTTTACACTGTTCGACGATGGAAGGTTTAGCAACTAATGCTGAAAGAGATTCTATCAAATATATGCAAGTTAAATACATGCAAGATCATAAAGATCAAGAGTTCTTGGGGGTTATTTCGGGAGTTACAGAATGGGGAATTTATGTTGAAATTGTCGAAAATAAATGCGAAGGAATGGTTCGTACTAGAGATATAAAAGAAGATTATTATTCATTTGATGAAAAACAATATGCCTTAGTGGGTGCCACTTCGGAACGATTATTGCAATTAGGAGACGAAATCTACGTTACTGTTAAAAATGCCGATTTAGTAAAAAAACAATTGGATTTCAATTTTGTTAAAAGAAATGAGTAA
- a CDS encoding DUF2007 domain-containing protein, with protein sequence METFVTIAVFDYTHQIEILKHRLDQEGFQYFFENEIMSSFAPMYSTALGGIKLKVHPNDFEKIKLILQEMKYDNNLRIV encoded by the coding sequence ATGGAAACATTTGTAACCATAGCCGTTTTTGATTACACGCATCAAATCGAAATACTTAAACATCGATTAGATCAAGAGGGCTTTCAATATTTTTTTGAAAACGAAATCATGTCTTCCTTTGCTCCGATGTACTCAACAGCTTTAGGCGGAATCAAATTGAAAGTTCATCCAAACGATTTTGAAAAAATCAAATTGATTCTTCAAGAAATGAAATACGATAACAATTTGAGAATCGTTTAA
- the rpiB gene encoding ribose 5-phosphate isomerase B, which yields MKISIGNDHAGPEYKKAIVKMLEAKGYEVTNYGTDTEDSVDYPDFAHPVATDVAEGKADYGILICGSGNGISMSANKHQNVRAGLCWIKEIAALTRQHNDANIVSIPARYTSIQQALEIVDTFLNTEFEGGRHQNRVNKIACS from the coding sequence ATGAAAATTTCAATAGGAAACGATCACGCTGGTCCAGAGTACAAAAAAGCAATCGTAAAAATGCTAGAGGCAAAAGGATATGAAGTGACTAATTACGGAACTGATACTGAAGACAGTGTTGATTATCCTGATTTTGCTCATCCAGTTGCTACTGATGTAGCTGAAGGTAAGGCGGACTATGGAATTTTAATTTGCGGAAGCGGAAACGGAATTTCAATGTCGGCTAATAAACATCAAAATGTACGTGCAGGATTGTGTTGGATTAAAGAAATTGCTGCTTTAACAAGACAGCATAATGATGCCAATATCGTAAGTATTCCAGCTCGTTATACTTCTATTCAACAAGCATTAGAAATTGTTGATACTTTCTTAAATACTGAATTTGAAGGTGGAAGACACCAAAATAGAGTGAATAAAATTGCTTGTAGTTAA
- a CDS encoding DUF1294 domain-containing protein, translated as MTILFYCFLIINTLAFLVIGYDKYLAKKHKRRIAEKTLLSFVFIGGTIGSGLGMLTFRHKTTKTSYLWKFWGIVIFQIGVLYLLFTNGIIPFK; from the coding sequence ATGACTATTTTATTCTACTGTTTTTTGATTATAAATACACTGGCCTTTTTAGTGATAGGTTATGATAAATATTTAGCTAAAAAACATAAAAGAAGAATAGCTGAAAAAACATTGTTAAGCTTCGTTTTTATTGGCGGAACAATTGGTTCTGGTTTAGGAATGTTAACCTTTAGACATAAAACAACAAAAACTTCCTATTTATGGAAGTTTTGGGGAATTGTAATATTTCAAATTGGAGTTTTATACCTTCTTTTTACTAATGGAATAATTCCTTTCAAATAA